The Lysobacter luteus genome contains the following window.
GCAGGAACAGCGTTCCCATGCCCGGGAAAAACCGGTTCGGCTCACTGCTGCCTACCGCCACCAGGCCCACGCCCGGCAACGGCAGCAGCGCCGTCGACTGCACCTGCCCGGCCTGCTCGCCGTAGAGGAACGCGTGCTTGTCGGGCTGCAGCCGCCCGCACAGCGGTTCGCCATCGGACAGACAGTCGCGGAAAGGCGCCAGCCGCGTGTCATCCGCGTCGATCACCTGCAGCCATTCGGCGTCCTCCAGGCCGTCGACCGGGTGGAACAACACCAGACGCACCCGGTCGCCGTTGAAGTCCTCCGCCAGGCTCGCGGCCATCGCCTGCACGGTGCCGGCGGCGCTGTCCTGGCGCATGAGCGCGAGCGACAACTGGTGCGTGCGCACCGCCAGCCGCTCGTTCTCCTGCGCGTTGCCGAACAGCTCGTGCAGGCGCCGGTTGAGCTCGCGGTTCTTGTCGCGCAGGACTTCCAGCTGGTAGCTCGCCAGCGACGACGCCTTGCCCTCCTCGCGCGGCACCACCAACGTCAGTGCCAGGTCGGGGAACTGCTGCAGGAACGACGGGTGGCGACGCAGCCAGGCAGCGACTTCGTGCGCGCCGAGCTTCTCGGTGGTGGCAGTCATGCGATCCATTCTCCTTCGAACACGAATTCCGCCGGCCCGGTCATCGTGACCATGGCCGCATCGTCGGCCCAGCCGATCCGCAGCGTGCCGCCCGGCAGTGCGACCTCGACCTCGCGGTCGACCTTGCCGCGACGCATCATCACCACCGCCGCCGCGCATGCACCGCTGCCGCAGGCGAGCGTCTCGCCGACGCCGCGCTCGTGTACGCGCAGGCGGATGCGGTCGCGCGACTCGACCCGGGCAAAGCCGACGTTGACCGATTCCGGGAACGCCACGTGGCCCTGCAGCAGCCGCGCCATCGACTCGACCGCGGCGGTGGCGACGTCGTCCACCTCAACCACCGCATGCGGATTACCCATCGACACCGCGCCGAACCCGACGATCGAGCCGCCGGTGGCGAGCACGTAGGGATCGCGTGGCCCGTCGAAACCCTGCAGCGGGACGCGCGCCGGCTCGAACGCCGGCACGCCCATCTCGACCCGGTAGCCGTCGGGCAGGCGCTCCACCGCGTGGCTGCCGGCCGGGCTGTCGATGGTGAACCGGTTGCCGGCGGCGGCACCGTCACGCACCAGCCAGGCCGCGACGCAGCGCGCACCGTTGCCGCACTGCTGCGACGAGGAGCCGTCCGCGTTCCAGATCCGGTAGCTGGCCACCGAGCCCGCCGCGCGCGGCGCCTCGATGGTGAGGATCTGGTCGCAACCCACGCCGGTATGGCGGTCCGCCATGGCGCGGCACAGCACCGCCGACGGGGGGGTGGCATCGGACCGCAGGTCGAGCACGACGAAATCGTTGCCCGCCCCGTGCATCTTGCTGAATCGCAGGCCCGCGGCGGGTTCAACCATTGCCGTCGGCGTCGTCCCCGCCATCGGCGGCGGGCACGGTGGCCGGGTCGATCGGAATGGGATCGAGTGCGGGATCGACGGCGGGCTCCTCGGCCGGCATCGTGTCCGGGACGTCGGTCTCAACCGGGACGGTATCGGCCGGGGTCACCGGCGCTTCCTCCTCGGCGGGTCCTGGCATCACCAGCGGTCCCTTGTTTCCGCAGCCGGCCAGGGCCAGCGGCAGCGCGATCAGTAGCAGGGCGTGTCGTGCGTTCATCGCCGCAGTGTATCCGCGGCACCGCGCACTGCGAAGCTCATCCGGCCGGCGGTCCCGGCCGCGTCCACAGCCACGCCCCGACCACCGCCATCACGCCGATGCCGACCGCCGCCATCCACGCGTGCGGCGCCGCAACCAGCAGCACCGCCGAGCACACCGCCATCGCCGCCACCGCGAAGCGCTTGGCCCGGCGCGACACCGCGCCGTGGCGCTGCCAGTCCCGGATCATCGGGCCGAACTGCCGGTGCGCCAGCAGCCAGCCATGCAGCCGCTTCGAGCCACGCGCGGCGGCGTAGGCCGACAGCAGGATGAACGGCACCGTCGGCAGCCCCGGCAGCGCAACCCCCAGCAGGCCGAGCCCGAGGCTGGCCCACGCCAGCAGCCACCAGGCCCAGCGCAGGCGGGACGGTGGCGGCGTGGCGGCGGGATCGGTCATCCCGCCATTGTAGGAGTGCTCAGCGCGCGGGCTCGGCCACGTCCAGCCGGTCGAGCATGAACGCGTACATCTCGGCCTGCTCGCGGTAACGCCGGAACCGCCCGGACTTGCCGCCGTGGCCGGCGTCCATGTTGGTGCGGAACAGCACCGGCTCGCTGCCGGTATTCAGGTCGCGCAGGCGGGCGACGTACTTGGCCGGCTCCCAGTACTGGACCTGCGAATCCCACAGGCCGGTGCCGACGAAGGTCGCCGGGTACGCCTGCCGGGACAGGTTGTCGTACGGCGAGTAGCCGAGCATGTACTCGTAGGACTCGACGCTGGTTTCGGGATTGCCCCACTCGTCGTACTCGTTGGTGGTCAGCGGGATGCTGGCGTCGAGCATGGTGGTGACCACGTCGACGAACGGCACCTGCGACAGGATCACGTCGTAGGTCTGCGGCGACATGTTGGCGATGGCGCCCATCAGCAGGCCGCCGGCACTGCCGCCGTAAGCGGCCACGCGGTCCGGGGCGGCGTAGCCCTGCTCGACCAGGTACCTGGTGACGTCGATGAAGTCGGTGAAGGTGTTGTTCTTGTTGAGCAGCTTGCCGGCGTCGTACCACTTGCGCCCCATCTCCTGGCCGCCGCGGATGTGCGCGAGCGCGTAGACCATGCCGCGGTCGAGCAGGCTTACCACTGAGAGATTGAAGTTGGGATCGGTGGAGCTGCCGTAGCTGCCGTAGGCGTACTGCAGCATCGCCGCGCTGCCGTCCTTCTCGAAGCCGTTGCGGTAGACCAGCGTGACCGGCACGCGGGTGCCGTCGCGCGCGGTCGCCCACAGCCGCTCGGTGGTGTACTTCGACGGGTCGTAGCCGATCACCGGCTGCTGCTTGAGCTGGCGGCGCTCGCCGGTCTTCGTGTTGAGCTCGTAGGTGGTCGCCGGGGTTGTCAGCGAGGTATAGCTGTAGCGCAACC
Protein-coding sequences here:
- the dapF gene encoding diaminopimelate epimerase, with amino-acid sequence MVEPAAGLRFSKMHGAGNDFVVLDLRSDATPPSAVLCRAMADRHTGVGCDQILTIEAPRAAGSVASYRIWNADGSSSQQCGNGARCVAAWLVRDGAAAGNRFTIDSPAGSHAVERLPDGYRVEMGVPAFEPARVPLQGFDGPRDPYVLATGGSIVGFGAVSMGNPHAVVEVDDVATAAVESMARLLQGHVAFPESVNVGFARVESRDRIRLRVHERGVGETLACGSGACAAAVVMMRRGKVDREVEVALPGGTLRIGWADDAAMVTMTGPAEFVFEGEWIA
- the lptM gene encoding LPS translocon maturation chaperone LptM → MNARHALLLIALPLALAGCGNKGPLVMPGPAEEEAPVTPADTVPVETDVPDTMPAEEPAVDPALDPIPIDPATVPAADGGDDADGNG
- a CDS encoding YbaN family protein codes for the protein MTDPAATPPPSRLRWAWWLLAWASLGLGLLGVALPGLPTVPFILLSAYAAARGSKRLHGWLLAHRQFGPMIRDWQRHGAVSRRAKRFAVAAMAVCSAVLLVAAPHAWMAAVGIGVMAVVGAWLWTRPGPPAG
- a CDS encoding DUF484 family protein, giving the protein MTATTEKLGAHEVAAWLRRHPSFLQQFPDLALTLVVPREEGKASSLASYQLEVLRDKNRELNRRLHELFGNAQENERLAVRTHQLSLALMRQDSAAGTVQAMAASLAEDFNGDRVRLVLFHPVDGLEDAEWLQVIDADDTRLAPFRDCLSDGEPLCGRLQPDKHAFLYGEQAGQVQSTALLPLPGVGLVAVGSSEPNRFFPGMGTLFLRMMGESLATGLARFEGRDHAG